ATCTAAATCTGATTCCTGTTTTTTTAGACCAGGAAGAGATTAACCAATATTACGAAGGTTTTAGTAACGAGGTGCTTTGGCCCGTTTTTCATTACTATGCCTCAACATACGCGGCTTACAAGCAATCAAACTGGGATTATTATCAAACGGTAAATAAAAAATTCAGGGATATGATCCTGAGTGTGGCCGAACCGGGCGATGTAATCTGGATTCATGATTACCAGCTTTTATTGTTGCCTGCACTTGTGCGTGCCCAAATGCCTGATGTTTCGATAGGTTTTTTCTTACACATCCCGTTTCCATCCAACGAGATGTTCAGGCTGATTCCATGGCGTTCGGAATTATTGGAAGGAATGTTAGGCGCCGATCTGATCGGTTTCCATACTTTTGACGATGTGCGTCATTTTTTGGGGGCAGCAACACGTTTGTTGCCGGTATCCTCAAACGCCAATATCATCAGTAACGGCGAACGTTCGGTGGTGATAGAATCGTTTCCGATGGGGATCGACGAGAAAAAATACGCTTCGCTGCCCCTGCAGGATGAAGTAAAAGAACAGATAGGGTTAATCAAAGAAAATTTCAAAAACAAAAAGCTCATTCTTTCTATCGACAGGCTTGATTACAGCAAGGGTATCCTGCAGCGCCTCGAAGCCTTTCAGCTTTTGCTGGAAATGTGCCCGGAATGTAAGGAAAATATCACCCTGTATATGATTGTGGTACCCTCGCGCGATACGGTACCGCAGTATGCCCACCTACGCGACGAAATAGATAAAAAGGTAGGCAAAATTAATGCGCTGTATCGCACCATGGATTGGAGCCCGGTGCATTATTACTACCGTTCGTTCCCTATTGAAACGCTTTCGGCGCTATACTACTCGGCCGATGTGTGCCTTGTTACGCCCATGCGGGATGGTATGAACCTGGTAAGCAAGGAATATGTAGCCAGCCGGATCAATAACGATGGTGTGCTGATTATGAGCGAAATGGCGGGCTCATCTAAAGAGCTGATAGAAGCCATTATTGTAAACCCCAACAACATGGGCGAGGTTTGCCGCGCTATTTTGCAGGCCATTAACATGAAGCCGGAAGAGCAGCGCCGCCGCATGATCCCGATGCGGCAACTGGTGGCCAAGTTCAACACATCGCACTGGGTGAAAATTTTTATGGACAGGCTGAAGGAAGTGAAACTGATGCAGCGCTCGCTCCAGGCCCGGCATGTAAGTAACACCACCGAGCAAAGCATTATCAACCGCTATATCAAAACCAAAAAGCGCATTATATTTTTAGATTATGATGGTACGCTGGTAAACTTTAAATCGAATATAGATCAGGCCAGTCCGGATAAGGAGTTGTATAACATTATTAATAAACTGGCGGAAGATCCTGCAAATCAACTGGTTTTAATAAGCGGCCGCAAGCACGAAAACCTGGATTCCTGGTTTAAGGATAATGATATTTACCTGATTGCCGAACACGGCTCATGGTTTAAACAACAGGGCACATCGTGGCATAAAATAGGAGGGCTGAGCGACCAGTGGAAGCACGACATTTACCCCATACTGGAAACCTATGTTGACCGCACCCCCGGTTCTTTCATCGAAGAAAAAACATATTCATTAGTTTGGCATTACCGCAAAGCCCAGGCCGGTCTTGGTGAACTAAGGGCAAACGAACTGATGAACAACCTCAAGTACCTGGCAAGTGATAAAGGCTTACAACTGCTGGCAGGTGATAAAGTGCTGGAAGTGAAGAATATGGATATCAACAAAGGCAAGGCAGCTTTAACCCTTACCGAGGGTAAAGATTATGATTTTGTAATAGCCTTTGGCGATGACTATACCGACGAAGATATTTTTAAGGCCCTGCCCGAAAGTGCCATCACCATTAAGGTAGGCAGTAACTTATCAGCGGCTAAATTTTACCTGCGTAACCCGGCTGAGGTGAGGAAGCTTTTAACCAGTTTTGCCAGATATACCCCTGCCGAAATGGACGTGGAGAAGTAGGGAGTGGCAGTTGCATTTTTAAGTGGCAGTATTTTCAACTCCTTCGTCGTCGGGGACATGACAGCAATTATTCAGATAATTAATTTATGCCCGCAATTAGCCGCGGGCATTTTTTATATTCGGGAACGCGTTTAATCCGGAAATCAATGTAGGTTTGATGGCGCACTATCCTGCTATTTTTATGAAAAAAATTAACCTGTTCACTCTCATTCTTTCATTTGTAAGCCTGGCGGCTTGTGCGCAAACGCCAACTTATAAAGTTTACGCCGTGAAATTTGCCGAATCTGGCTACCCATTTAAAGTAGGCGACTGGGCGCTGAACGGCCCTAAAAACCAGCCCGTTAAAATTGATTTCATGGTATGGCTCATCAAAGGGAGCAATGGTAAAAACATTTTGGTTGATGCCGGTTTTTTAGGTGATATAGAAGATGCCAAAAACTTTCAGCTAAAAACATACCAGCGACCGGATTCGGCCTTGTTAAAGCTCGGGGTAAAGCAGGATGATATTACCGATATTATTGTAAGTCATCCCCATTGGGATCATTTTGATGGCTTAAGCCTTTTTCCGAAAGCAAAGGTTTGGATGCAAAAGCTGGATTATGAGTTTTTTACCGGGGCAGCCTGGCAAAAAAAGGGTGAAGCAGGCGGTTTTGCAAAGCGCGATGTAATTACCGCTGTAAACTTAAATTTAGCTGGCAGGCTTAAGTTAGTTAATGGTGATAACAAGGAGATCATTAAAGGGATAAAAGTTTATACAGGTTCAAAACATACCTATGATTCGCAATATGTACTGGTGCAATCGGGGAGCAAAAAAGTGATACTGGCATCAGATAATATCTGGATTTATTACAGCCTTCAACATTTAGTTCCGCCTTCGCAAGGCGGTACGCTCGATCCGAAAGGATATGTTAAGGCTATGCAGCGGATGAAAACGCTTGCCAGTGATGTAAAATACATTATTCCGGGGCACGACGGGAAGCAATTGGAGGTTTTTCCTAAAGTTGCGGATGGGGTGGTGGAGATTAGGTAGCCAAAAAAAACCGCGCTCGTTTGCAACGGGTGAGTAATGTGGGTTCGCGTTTAAAACGCAACGGGCGATACAATCGCCAATCCATATCAAGCACCCGTTGCAAACAACCGCAAGAAGAATGCAATATAACAGCGGCATCAAGTACCTACAAAAATATCGGCCTGTCCAACTTCATCGCAATCCGGTAGGCCGCATTCATCAAGCCCACATGACTGTAGGCCTGCGGAAAATTGCCCCATTGGCTGCCATCGTTTTCATCAACATCCTCGCTAAAAAGCTGCAAATGGTTTGAGTATTGCAATAAGTTACCAAACTCGCGCTGTGCATCATCCAAACGCCCAACAGCCGCCAGCGCCTCAACATACCAAAAAGCGCAGATCAGGAAAGTGGTTTTAGGTTTACCAAAATCATCGGCATATAAATACCTGTAAAATAAACCATTGGGTGTTCTTAATTCTTTCTCCAGTGCAGCTAAATGATCCCTGGCTTTTTGCGAATTTGGATCAAGGTAATTCATCATAATGAGTTGCAGCGTACTGGCATCAAGGTTGCTGCTGCCGGCCGAATTGGTATAAACTTTCCTAACCGGATCGTAACAGCTTTCAATATGTGCGGCGGCGCGTTCTTTTAATGAGATAGCCTTATCAATTAAATCCTGGTTTTGAATGGTTCGTGCCATTTTTTCGGCAGCCGAAGCGCCGGCCCATTGAAACAGGTTGCTGTAACAATGAATATTGGCCATATTCCTGAACTCCCAGATGCCGGCATCTTTTTCATCAATGGTATGTTCAATTTTACTCAGCAGAAATTCAATCCAGTGCACCGAGTCTTTCCGCTCCGAAAATACAAAGCGATGATCAGTGTACAGGGGCAGGAGGGAAATGAGCACCTGTCCGTAAATATCGTTCTGGATGTGCTCGGATGCCTGGTTGCCTATACGCACCGGCTGGTTGCCCATATAGCCGGTTAAATCGGTTAAAATGCTTTCTACCAGATCTTTTTGCCCGGTAATGCCATATAGCGGCTGATAACGTTCCATTTCAGAAAAAGTGATATCTGTAACATAGCTGAAATACTTTTCCATCTCTTCAAAATGGCCTATGTGGTTAAGCGCCGTAATCACGTAATAGGTATCACGCAGCCAACAATAGCGGTAATCCCAGTTGCGGCCGCTCCCCGGCGATTCGGGCAAACTTGTGGTACTGGCCGCTATAATAGCGCCGGTATCCTCAAACTGGTGTATTTTAAGAGCTAAAGCCGAGCGGATCACAAAAGGTTGAAAATACGTGGCGATGGATGAGTGCTTGATCCAGGTGCGCCAGTACTGCACGGTTTCTGAGTAAAAACGTTCGGCAGTGCTGTTTAGCGGGGCTTCGAGCGGTTCGCCATAGGTCATTACCAAATATTTGGTTTCATTAAGCACAAAGGCCTGTTCATCAAAAATATAACTGATGGGGATATTGGTGGTAAGACGAATGTTTTCTTCGCCGCCCTGGTATTGAATGTGGTTGCTGCCGCGGTTAACGCTCAATTTAACTGCGCCGTATTCAGATACCGGCTCGCATTTAACAACAACACGGGGCGAGCCTTCAATGGCCTCAATCCGGCGAATCAGCATCAGGGGTTTATAATAACGCTGATGCTGATAAAAGCGTGGAGCAAAATCAGTTATGCGATATTTGCCGCCGCTTTCGGGCGTAATTTCGGTAATTAGTACATTGGTGTTTTCCAGGTAATGCTGCTGCGATTGGTATTCGCCTTCGGGACGGATAGAAAACTCGCCGCCTTTTTCCTTATCAAGCAACCCGCCGAAGATAAATGTACTATCAAAACGGGGCCAGCAAAGCCAATCTACATTGGTGTTTTTGTTGATATGCGCTAAAAAGGCACAATTGCCAATAATGCCGGTATCATAGGTGTGTTTGCTCATTGGTAGCTTTGTGTTATTTTCAAAAGTCAACAACACAGGCTTTGTAATGTTGGCGTAAATAATAGGATTATTTAAAGTTTGTTTGCATTTGTTTAACAATGTATAGTAACTTAGTCGTATTAATTCAACATTAAAATCTATCAATTATGAGTTTAAGATTGGGCGATAAAGCGCCAAACTTCCAGGCAAAAACATCAGCAGGCGAAATTGACTTTTACGAATATTTAGGCGATAGCTGGGGCGTATTGTTCTCGCACCCCGGCGATTACACACCGGTTTGTACTACCGAGCTGGGCAAAACTGCTGCCTTGAAAAACGAGTTTGAAAAGCGCAACGTTAAAGTATTGGCGCTGAGTGTTGATTCGGTAGAATCGCACCATGGCTGGATCAATGATATTAACGAAACGCAGGGCG
The sequence above is a segment of the Mucilaginibacter celer genome. Coding sequences within it:
- a CDS encoding N-acyl homoserine lactonase family protein, whose protein sequence is MKKINLFTLILSFVSLAACAQTPTYKVYAVKFAESGYPFKVGDWALNGPKNQPVKIDFMVWLIKGSNGKNILVDAGFLGDIEDAKNFQLKTYQRPDSALLKLGVKQDDITDIIVSHPHWDHFDGLSLFPKAKVWMQKLDYEFFTGAAWQKKGEAGGFAKRDVITAVNLNLAGRLKLVNGDNKEIIKGIKVYTGSKHTYDSQYVLVQSGSKKVILASDNIWIYYSLQHLVPPSQGGTLDPKGYVKAMQRMKTLASDVKYIIPGHDGKQLEVFPKVADGVVEIR
- a CDS encoding bifunctional alpha,alpha-trehalose-phosphate synthase (UDP-forming)/trehalose-phosphatase; its protein translation is MPKTIIVSNRLPVKISRVDDAYHSSPSEGGLATGLGSIYKQGDNVWIGWPGVEITAQDDRDQITAELKDLNLIPVFLDQEEINQYYEGFSNEVLWPVFHYYASTYAAYKQSNWDYYQTVNKKFRDMILSVAEPGDVIWIHDYQLLLLPALVRAQMPDVSIGFFLHIPFPSNEMFRLIPWRSELLEGMLGADLIGFHTFDDVRHFLGAATRLLPVSSNANIISNGERSVVIESFPMGIDEKKYASLPLQDEVKEQIGLIKENFKNKKLILSIDRLDYSKGILQRLEAFQLLLEMCPECKENITLYMIVVPSRDTVPQYAHLRDEIDKKVGKINALYRTMDWSPVHYYYRSFPIETLSALYYSADVCLVTPMRDGMNLVSKEYVASRINNDGVLIMSEMAGSSKELIEAIIVNPNNMGEVCRAILQAINMKPEEQRRRMIPMRQLVAKFNTSHWVKIFMDRLKEVKLMQRSLQARHVSNTTEQSIINRYIKTKKRIIFLDYDGTLVNFKSNIDQASPDKELYNIINKLAEDPANQLVLISGRKHENLDSWFKDNDIYLIAEHGSWFKQQGTSWHKIGGLSDQWKHDIYPILETYVDRTPGSFIEEKTYSLVWHYRKAQAGLGELRANELMNNLKYLASDKGLQLLAGDKVLEVKNMDINKGKAALTLTEGKDYDFVIAFGDDYTDEDIFKALPESAITIKVGSNLSAAKFYLRNPAEVRKLLTSFARYTPAEMDVEK
- a CDS encoding glycoside hydrolase family 15 protein — translated: MSKHTYDTGIIGNCAFLAHINKNTNVDWLCWPRFDSTFIFGGLLDKEKGGEFSIRPEGEYQSQQHYLENTNVLITEITPESGGKYRITDFAPRFYQHQRYYKPLMLIRRIEAIEGSPRVVVKCEPVSEYGAVKLSVNRGSNHIQYQGGEENIRLTTNIPISYIFDEQAFVLNETKYLVMTYGEPLEAPLNSTAERFYSETVQYWRTWIKHSSIATYFQPFVIRSALALKIHQFEDTGAIIAASTTSLPESPGSGRNWDYRYCWLRDTYYVITALNHIGHFEEMEKYFSYVTDITFSEMERYQPLYGITGQKDLVESILTDLTGYMGNQPVRIGNQASEHIQNDIYGQVLISLLPLYTDHRFVFSERKDSVHWIEFLLSKIEHTIDEKDAGIWEFRNMANIHCYSNLFQWAGASAAEKMARTIQNQDLIDKAISLKERAAAHIESCYDPVRKVYTNSAGSSNLDASTLQLIMMNYLDPNSQKARDHLAALEKELRTPNGLFYRYLYADDFGKPKTTFLICAFWYVEALAAVGRLDDAQREFGNLLQYSNHLQLFSEDVDENDGSQWGNFPQAYSHVGLMNAAYRIAMKLDRPIFL